The proteins below come from a single Leishmania major strain Friedlin complete genome, chromosome 20 genomic window:
- a CDS encoding putative N-ethylmaleimide-sensitive factor — protein sequence MSRYYSVCSVPTDNDTKTNCIFLSTVDFAEVAGPQAAATGDSFVVLVQGFPFTVCRSDVVERGAVAMNSIQRRLLGLSTGARSTVVLEPFLSRVPNMRTLQIQVEPISTRQAIMLDCQACIAYMEKMYSGQYFRVTQQLAVVMDTGERMRATVMTTELVESKEVSAASLDIGRFSRGVTQVIITASEASGITLMNVSEAQMDAQQPQLVRNFNLENLGIGGLRAEFGQVFRRAFASRMLKPSFIKKLALKHVKGVLLYGPPGTGKTLIARKIGEILNCHEPKIVNGPEVFNKFVGGTEENIRKLFADAEKEQAEKGDQSRLHLIIFDEFDAICKQRGAVRDSTGVNDNVVNQLLSKIDGVNSLNNVLLVGMTNRRDLIDEAILRPGRFEVHVEIGLPDEPGRVEIFRIHTRGMLENNIMSSDVSLEELGKMTKNYSGAEIEGVVRDATSNAFNRHIDLDHPDRMVDDANVHVTREDFMKAVEEVTPAFGQAKEECANLRRGGIIDYGDSWEVVKSRCRRYTDQLNAAGKRIDSLAVLIDGAPGSGKSAVSAYLAEIADFPYVKVVSAEDMVGYGEMQRVNILRKAFEDAYKSPASCIILDDLERLIDFSQLGGRYSNTLLQALLVLIKRPPPEGKKLLVVGTTAQYDIMDSLELGACFSVKLHLPSVPVSAIPKVCEGLGLAFASQQDMDSCLSLMSHDIPMKQLMLLLEMASEQKGSGRPLITYQSMSRAKESVGGY from the coding sequence ATGAGCCGCTATTATAGCGTGTGCTCCGTCCCAACAGACAATGACACGAAAACAAACTGCATCTTTCTGAGCACGGTGGACTTCGCCGAGGTGGCAGGCCCTCAGGCGGCCGCCACTGGAGACTCCTtcgtggtgctggtgcaggGCTTCCCATTCACGGTGTGCCGCAGCGATGTCGTGGAGCGTGGTGCAGTGGCGATGAACAGCATCCAGCGTCGCCTGCTTGGCTTGTCCACtggcgcgcgcagcacggtggtgctggagcCGTTTCTGTCAAGGGTACCCAACATGCGCACCCTTCAGATCCAAGTGGAACCGATTTCGACGCGACAGGCGATTATGCTGGACTGCCAGGCCTGCATCGCCTACATGGAGAAAATGTACAGCGGGCAGTACTTTCGCGTCACACAGCAGCTGGCCGTTGTCATGGACACTGGcgagcgcatgcgcgccaCTGTGATGACGACGGAGCTGGTGGAGTCGAAGGAGGTGTCGGCTGCAAGCTTGGACATTGGCCGCTTCTCCCGCGGTGTAACTCAGGTGATCATTACCGCCAGCGAGGCCAGCGGCATTACCCTCATGAACGTGTCGGAGGCACAAAtggatgcgcagcagccacagctgGTGCGCAACTTCAACCTGGAGAACCTCGGCATTGGTGGCCTGCGGGCCGAGTTCGGCCAGGTCTTCCGTCGCGCATTCGCGAGTCGCATGTTGAAGCCATCCTTCATCAAAAAGCTTGCCCTGAAGCACGTCAAGGGTGTGCTGCTGTATGGCCCTCCTGGCACTGGTAAAACCCTCATCGCGCGTAAGATCGGGGAGATCCTGAACTGCCACGAGCCCAAGATCGTGAACGGTCCGGAGGTGTTCAACAAGTTCGTCGGCGGTACCGAGGAGAACATTCGCAAGCTCTTCGCAGACGCAGAAAAGGAGCAGGCTGAGAAGGGCGACCAATCGCGGCTGCACCTCATCATCTTTGACGAGTTCGACGCCATCTGCAAGCAGCGTGGCGCCGTACGAGACTCGACGGGCGTGAATGACAACGTCGTCAACCAGCTGCTGTCGAAGATCGACGGCGTGAACTCATTGAACAACGTGCTGCTGGTCGGCATGACGAACCGGCGGGACTTGATCGATGAGGCGATCTTGCGTCCGGGTCGCTTTGAGGTGCACGTCGAGATCGGCCTGCCGGATGAGCCGGGCCGCGTGGAGATCTTCCGAatccacacacgcggcaTGCTGGAGAACAACATTATGTCCAGCGACGTCAGCCTGGAGGAGCTGGGGAAGATGACGAAGAACTACTCTGGCGCCGAGATTGAGGGCGTCGTGCGCGACGCTACGTCGAACGCGTTCAACCGTCACATTGACCTCGACCATCCTGACAGGATGGTCGATGACGCGAACGTGCATGTTACGCGCGAGGACTTCatgaaggcggtggaggaggtgaccCCGGCGTTCGGCCAGGCCAAGGAAGAGTGCGCCAACCTGCGCCGTGGTGGCATCATAGACTACGGTGACTCGTGGGAAGTGGTCAAGTCGCGTTGCAGGCGCTACACCGATCAGCTCAACGCTGCTGGCAAGCGCATCGACTCCCTCGCCGTTCTTATCGACGGCGCCCCTGGCAGCGGCAAGTCTGCGGTCAGTGCGTACCTCGCGGAGATAGCTGACTTTCCCTACGTCAAGGTGGTGTCGGCCGAGGACATGGTCGGCTACGGCGAGATGCAGCGTGTGAACATCCTGCGGAAGGCCTTCGAGGACGCGTACAAGTCGCCGGCCAGCTGTATCATCCTTGACGACCTTGAGCGTCTCATCGACTTCTCGCAGCTTGGTGGACGCTACAGCAATACGCTTCTGCAGGCACTCCTCGTGCTCATCAAGCGCCCACCGCCGGAGGGGAAGAAACTCCTGGTGGTGGGTACCACGGCGCAATACGACATCATGGACAGCCTGGAGCTGGGGGCATGCTTCTCGGTGAAGCTGCACCTGCCTAGCGTTCCTGTGTCAGCGATTCCGAAGGTGTGCGAGGGGCTCGGCCTCGCCTTCGCTTCTCAACAGGACATGGACAGCTGCTTGAGCCTCATGTCGCACGACATTCCGATGAAGCAGCTGATGCTGTTGCTGGAGATGGCGTCGGAGCAGaagggcagcgggcggccACTCATCACGTACCAGTCCATGTCGCGGGCCAAGGAGTCTGTCGGTGGGTACTAG
- a CDS encoding phosphopantetheinyl transferase-like protein codes for MTKLLVANASAWQPSPEQFNSAAEQLHREDSVRRAIESARVSATRQGSTHPNPENKARLLARHLLLCELTDCGNAQAKRRFCKRDVRLLTSAYGKPLTAPYRDGNYSVTHVAEWVCCAHSMAAPLGVDVAAVHPQGSPPFSLCLSKQELAQVELVPHKQLPSLFALFWTLKEAVLKALGLGLSTRLQMCDICLDSVKLENLSVLSNVEPASIYTAPKHRLMVSLQGNTKQPWACSCFMLPGDPPHILSAALREEVTEGAIEIMFVSPQTALRN; via the coding sequence ATGACGAAACTCCTTGTCGCAAACGCCAGTGCCTGGCAACCATCACCGGAGCAATTcaacagcgccgccgagcagctccacAGAGAAGATTCCGTTCGCCGCGCAATCGAGTCGGCGCGGGTTTCCGCAACGCGCCAAGGTTCAACGCATCCGAATCCAGAAAACAAAGCACGCCTCCTGGCCAGGCATCTCCTCCTGTGCGAGCTAACCGATTGTGGAAACGCGCAAGCTAAGCGTCGGTTTTGCAAGAGAGACGTACGTCTTCTCACCTCAGCATACGGAAAGCCACTCACGGCACCGTACCGAGATGGAAATTACAGTGTCACACACGTGGCCGAGTGGGTGTGCTGCGCTCACTCAATGGCCGCTCCTCTCGGAGTTGACGTGGCCGCTGTACATCCTCAAGGCAGCCCGCCATTTTCGCTATGCTTGTCAAAGCAAGAGCTTGCACAAGTAGAATTGGTACCGCACAAACAGCTGCCGTCTCTCTTTGCACTTTTCTGGACCTTAAAGGAAGCTGTGTTAAAGGCTCTGGGCTTGGGGCTCTCGACAAGACTGCAGATGTGCGACATCTGCCTTGACAGCGTCAAGCTAGAAAACCTATCGGTCTTGTCAAACGTGGAACCGGCGTCCATTTACACTGCACCAAAGCACCGTCTGATGGTCTCACTGCAGGGTAACACTAAGCAGCCGTGGGCTTGCTCGTGTTTCATGCTCCCTGGAGACCCTCCTCATATTTTGTCAGCAGCGCTCCGGGAAGAGGTGACGGAAGGTGCCATTGAGATAATGTTTGTGTCTCCTCAAACTGCGCTCCGGAATTAG
- a CDS encoding cytochrome c oxidase assembly factor-like protein, with protein sequence MNWYENRKLEKPELAPDFQSMQSVSLKPKTQLGGPFRLRESRTGKYITNDELFQNKWTLLYFGFSKCSEICPSTLRFISEVMKACDAEYGSDSNLAAEEKNLQAVFLSIDFIRDKPDVVEQFVRKYDPRVRGLCGTREEVEAAARAWRVYYSSVDETDEERDAREAAGVAAPQIDDTYQFDHSSAIYLVGPDGKMKDFFFKEMGLNDTVSRIGIHYSDVYGFSDTRTAARP encoded by the coding sequence ATGAACTGGTATGAAAACCGTAAACTGGAGAAACCAGAGCTCGCCCCGGACTTTCAGTCAATGCAGTCCGTATCCCTAAAGCCAAAAACACAGCTTGGTGGGCCATTTCGATTGCGGGAGAGCCGAACCGGGAAGTACATAACCAATGACGAACTCTTCCAGAACAAGTGGACACTGCTGTATTTTGGCTTTTCCAAGTGTTCTGAGATTTGCCCCAGCACGCTGAGGTTTATCTCCGAGGTGATGAAAGCCTGCGATGCGGAATACGGCTCCGACTCAAATCTGGCTGCAGAAGAAAAGAATCTCCAGGCCGTTTTCCTTAGTATTGATTTTATTCGTGACAAGCCGGATGTGGTCGAGCAGTTTGTGCGCAAATACGATCCGCGTGTTCGCGGACTTTGTGGGACACGGGAAGAGGTAGAGGCGGCTGCACGCGCTTGGAGGGTTTACTACTCGTCTGTGGATGAAACTGATGAGGAGCGCGACGCTCGCGAGGCGGCCGGTGTGGCAGCGCCACAGATTGACGACACCTATCAGTTCGATCATAGCAGCGCCATTTACCTGGTGGGGCCAGACGGCAAGATGAAGGACTTTTTCTTTAAGGAAATGGGGCTCAACGATACTGTAAGCCGAATCGGTATTCATTACAGTGACGTCTACGGCTTCAGTGATACTCGAACGGCCGCGAGGCCGTGA
- a CDS encoding putative ATP-dependent RNA helicase, with protein sequence MASLATWDDCIGPAKWLSEPLQRVLSYPKPLPVQQAVIPTIMRALMSGVPNDVSLTAPTGSGKTLCYLIPLVRLLTESKKGVDDNALRCLILVPTQALGQQVHRELQRLTRPSSIKAACICAEVVDAARGTSTDVEAAEARELVRRVVLPRFGSSEQHSADGCDSAGESEEDPDMVDGDEANDGDDGRCFATRQQHRTRNTTVRYFSNVDVIVSTPQRLLHHLDHTRGLRLASLRLLVIDEADQVLAGNFASQVQKVNARYEFEVQQQQRRQLRQQERMCALLTCAISSNFVSPSESSVSAAMASPAPFQRLGSLGGASANAFLTRCGHILHKVLCSATLSSRIARISNVKLRNCSYYILDSNGEERKEEGLASSQQAKTDAGAATDSGAVLRTQFALPPTLQEHIVFVEDTYRPAVLLKLVHALRSRIAATAARKRASAAARRLAAETAVDSGDDRAHREADLPRIVAAQDATTASESSSYPNVEDRAGTGILIFCATAEEARVMSHFLAAAGVSSVVEFTTLSSEAERRRALLERTADADDTEPGAEVSCVVASDALMRGIDIPNVGHVIMYHPPEAVSQYVHRAGRTARAMRPGHVHLLLSKTGPSGKQEDGEMALYKRLSRSLLRTRPVSYERGFFRFAAAPSASAATSAPSADATATAEEVGSAEWWVAQAGQFLVQSQHQLQRRWASVLESAAAAAAAKSKATAAASEGRSTTAAITTPCRDADASQMEASLGRKRDRSVVSNTARAMPAAVGSGLTARWRR encoded by the coding sequence ATGGCCTCTCTCGCGACGTGGGATGACTGCATTGGGCCTGCCAAGTGGCTCagcgagccgctgcagcgcgttcTCAGCTACCCGAAGCCTTTGCCGGTTCAGCAGGCCGTCATCCCGACCATCATGCGAGCGCTCATGAGCGGGGTGCCGAACGATGTCAGCCTCACCGCCCCCACCGGTAGCGGTAAAACACTTTGCTACTTAATTCCGTTGGTGCGCCTCCTCACGGAGTCGAAGAAAGGCGTTGATGATaacgcgctgcgctgcttgaTTCTCGTGCCAACACAAGCGCTGGGACAGCAAGTGCAccgcgagctgcagcgcctgacGCGTCCAAGCTCGATCAAAGCCGCGTGCATCTGTGCCGAGGTCGTGGATGCAGCAAGGGGCACATCGACAGATGTGGAGGCAGCCGAGGCCCGCGAGCTGGTACGGCGAGTCGTGCTGCCTCGTTTTGGCAGCTCCGAGCAGCATTCGGCGGACGGATGCGATAGTGCTGGCGAAAGTGAGGAAGACCCCGACATGGTAGACGGCGACGAAGCGAACGACGGTGACGACGGTCGCTGCTTCGCCACGCGCCAGCAACACCGTACGAGGAACACCACCGTACGGTACTTCTCCAACGTCGACGTGATTGTTTCCACGCCGCAGCGACTTCTTCATCACCTCGACCACACGCGTGGGCTGCGCCTGGCAAGTTTGCGCTTGTTGGTGATTGATGAAGCGGACCAAGTGTTGGCCGGTAACTTCGCCTCGCAGGTTCAGAAGGTAAACGCGCGGTACGAGTTTGAggtacagcagcagcaacgacgcCAGCTACGGCAGCAAgagcgcatgtgtgcgcttCTCACATGCGCCATATCTTCCAACTTCGTTTCTCCTAGTGAATCTTCCGTGTCAGCAGCCATGGCATCCCCAGCCCCGTTCCAACGGCTGGGCAGCCTCGGTGGCGCCTCTGCGAACGCCTTCTTGACTCGCTGTGGCCACATCTTACACAAGGTTCTCTGCTCTGCAACGCTCTCGTCACGCATCGCACGCATCTCCAACGTGAAACTGCGCAACTGCAGCTACTACATCCtcgacagcaacggcgaggaacgcaaggaggaggggttgGCGTCGTCGCAGCAGGCAAAAACGGATGCAGGCGCGGCAACAGATAgtggcgcggtgctgcgcacccAGTTCGCACTCCCGCccacgctgcaggagcacaTCGTCTTTGTGGAGGACACGTACCGGCCAGCGGTCTTGCTCAAGCTGGTGCACGCCTTGCGGAGCCGCATTGCGGCCACAGCTGCACGGAAGCGTGCTTCGGCTGCCGCACGACGGCTTGCGGCCGAGACGGCTGTCGATAGTGGTGACGATCGTGCTCACAGAGAGGCGGACCTTCCCCGTATAGTTGCAGCGCAGgacgccaccaccgcctctgaATCATCGTCGTACCCGAACGTGGAGGACAGGGCAGGCACCGGCATCCTCATCttctgcgccaccgcagaggaggcgcgtGTCATGAGCCActtcctcgccgctgccggagtCTCGTCTGTCGTCGAGTTCACGACTCTCTCCAGCGAAGCAGAACGAcgccgcgcgctgctggagcggaCGGCCGACGCGGACGACACGGAACCTGGCGCCGAAGTCTCCTGCGTTGTAGCCTCAGACGCTCTCATGCGCGGCATCGACATCCCGAACGTGGGCCATGTCATTATGTACCACCCGCCCGAAGCTGTGTCGCAGTACGTGCATCGTGCCGggcgcacggcgcgcgcgaTGCGGCCCGGCCacgtgcacctgctgctgagcaAGACGGGGCCGAGCGGCAAGCAGGAGGACGGCGAGATGGCGCTGTACAAGCGGCTGTCTCGGTCACTTTTGCGAACGCGTCCGGTGTCGTATGAGCGAGGCTTCTTCCGATttgcggcagcgccgtccgccagcgcggcaacCTCAGCACCCAGTGCCGATGCCACCGCAACCGCTGAGGAGGTTGGCTCCGCCGAGTGGTGGGTGGCTCAAGCCGGTCAGTTTCTCGTGCAATCCCAgcatcagctgcagcgtcggtGGGCCTCAGTTCTGGagtctgccgccgcagcggccgcagcgaaGTCGAAAGCAACTGCTGCCGCGAGCGAAGGCCGCTCCACAACAGCGGCCATCACGACCCCCTGTAGGGACGCGGATGCAAGCCAGATGGAGGCATCCCTAGGGAGGAAACGAGACCGCAGCGTTGTCTCTAACACAGCCAGGGCGAtgccagcggcggtgggcagTGGCTTGACTGCGCGATGGCGCCGGTGA
- a CDS encoding putative nuclease, producing MTRRSPTPPPDFPLDSLPIYEPHDHNGPPRTKIGFHLPMRSLPASLALDFFFPGAGSNDSLQAANASSSSSRTHSSGGSANSDLGARYEEADNGAGSGHQQHTSRLDRAAHGTKGLSAAGAGSVTGDTSTAFCRLCRESFDNDGTLRSHITVADRARHVSHPVREVALETLTLLAVRGYPIDNIMTVWADILFNCPLFPRIRSMTDPRWSIEKRAAQIGIILRALKRVGVLDVALATAEPTDVAGSLNSRYRQRRVAFERLEYIGDNCWGNNISNRILLLYPDQQWLYSERCSTFTLVRDACEMNVNLDFVFDTLELWHLLSTTAHSRLGSGKVKADLVEGIFGELHLHLYGMVPKLQDDVEYVETNGAREVQLVALVEHCLTELYDLIVLKHARDLVTSAIPLAKELAAKRIWARTRPFVLPQKRPNTGRARGKTAMSNGAPHASAFPSAVPTVGRVATGGYTASFPAPHTGVATANASVATLEDLFDVSPSSLQQQQQHDLSACGAASGTIESRADGRTEVAVVSNSGKGSRHNTKERAEEAAAVARGRAGVMPISPLFPTPLSLTLSASIGLGSTRVLPALPRLFTAPHVYPERVPNPLRLLPLSAIPSMTYCHHTCSDVFARMKMSYERLGLLHEGSSHMHYVVSPTPPRWAVLIATLVPQLVGCAPLPVKPTGDTKGASAEARRLLASMDQGGLYCRDALYNLAVLPSSPAAASRPHATPPPMSTAWALQNAGLPALSATPSKTREDDDDASSDKSGRSGCTFAPSRYVPPGIRAPPAGVVTDRNLCRGVFAFLAVGVADAVAEAERLTRTDTASVSPATPAGPTTGARSSGECPAQHSAEDNSPKASATAYAQRMKAAMDYWRRRSQTSLQSLSAASGEASLPR from the coding sequence ATGACGCGGCGAAGCCCCACTCCACCACCGGACTTCCCGCTGGACAGTCTACCCATCTACGAACCCCATGACCATAACGGGCCACCGCGCACCAAAATCGGCTTCCACCTTCCCAtgcgctcgctgccggcgtctCTAGCCCTCGACTTTTTTTTCCCTGGTGCAGGCTCTAACGATAGCCTGCAAGCAGCCaacgcctccagcagcagcagtaggACCCATAGCAGTGGGGGGTCTGCAAACAGTGACCTTGGCGCGCGCTACGAAGAAGCCGACAACGGTGCCGGCAGTgggcatcagcagcacacCTCGAGGCTCGACCGCGCGGCGCACGGTACGAAAGGACTCTCCGCTGCGGGCGCTGGGAGTGTCACTGGCGACACATCCACGGCGTTCTGCCGTCTGTGTCGCGAAAGCTTCGATAATGATGGAACACTACGGTCACACATTACGGTCGCAGACCGGGCGCGGCACGTCTCTCACCcggtgcgcgaggtggcgCTTGAAACGCTGACACTGCTGGCCGTGCGCGGATACCCCATCGACAATATAATGACGGTGTGGGCCGACATCCTGTTCAACTGTCCACTGTTTCCGCGCATTCGCAGCATGACAGACCCGCGGTGGTCGATCGAGAAGCGGGCTGCTCAAATTGGCATTATCCTGCGGGCTTTAAAGCGGGTTGGGGTGCTTGATGTCGCCCTTGCGACGGCAGAGCCGACGGACGTGGCGGGCTCGCTCAACTCGCGCTACCGGCAACGCCGCGTCGCCTTTGAACGACTGGAGTACATTGGCGACAACTGCTGGGGCAACAATATTTCGAATCGGATCCTGTTGCTGTACCCTGATCAGCAGTGGCTGTATAgcgagcgctgcagcacgttCACGCTGGTGCGTGATGCATGTGAGATGAACGTCAATCTCGACTTTGTCTTCGACACACTGGAGCTGTGGCACCTCTTGTCGACCACGGCACACTCGCGACTAGGGAGTGGAAAGGTGAAGGCCGACCTTGTGGAAGGGATCTTTGGGGagctgcacctgcacctcTACGGTATGGTGCCTAAGCTGCAGGATGATGTGGAGTACGTGGAGACGAACGGCGCTAGAGAGGTGCAGCTGGTCGCACTCGTGGAGCACTGCCTGACAGAGCTATACGACCTCATCGTGCTgaagcacgcacgcgacCTCGTCACATCAGCCATACCTCTCGcgaaggagctggcggcgaaGCGAATATGGGCGCGAACGCGCCCTTTTGTGCTGCCGCAGAAGCGTCCCAACACTGGCCGGGCTCGAGGCAAGACTGCGATGAGCAACGGGGCGCCGCATGCATCAGCCTTTCCATCGGCTGTTCCGACGGTCGGACGCGTTGCCACCGGCGGGTATACAGCGTCCTTTCCGGCACCACACACGGGAGTGGCGACCGCAAATGCGTCTGTGGCTACGCTGGAGGACCTCTTCGATGTGTCACCTTCGTccttgcagcagcagcagcagcacgatTTGTCCGCATGCGGGGCGGCGAGTGGTACCATCGAGTCGCGCGCTGACGGGCGCACGGAGGTAGCCGTGGTAAGCAACAGCGGTAAAGGTAGCAGGCATAACACGAAAGAGCGGGCCGAAGAAGCGGCTGCAGTGGCGAGGGGGCGAGCCGGCGTGATGCCAATCTCTCCTTTATTCCCCACCCCCTTATCCCTCACGCTGTCGGCCTCCATTGGTCTGGGTAGCACGCGTGTCCTGCCGGCGTTGCCGCGTCTCTTTACCGCTCCACACGTGTACCCCGAACGCGTGCCCaacccgctgcgcctcctgccgctCTCGGCCATCCCAAGCATGACCTACTGTCACCACACGTGCTCGGACGTTTTTGCGAGGATGAAGATGAGTTACGAGCGCCTTGGTCTGCTTCATGAAGGTTCGAGCCACATGCACTATGTGGTAAGCCCTACTCCGCCGAGGTGGGCGGTGCTGATCGCCACACTTGTGCCGCAGCTCGTGGgatgcgcgccgctgcctgtcAAGCCGACCGGTGACACAAAAGGGGCGTCGGCCGAAGCGCGTCGGCTTTTAGCGTCCATGGATCAGGGCGGCCTGTACTGCCGGGACGCCCTCTACAATCTCGCAGTGTTGCCGTcctcgcctgctgccgcctcgcgaCCCcacgcaacgccgccgccgatgagCACTGCGTGGGCGCTGCAGAATGCCGGCTTGCCCGCCCTCTCTGCCACGCCGAGCAAGACAAgagaggacgacgacgacgcttCCTCGGACAAAAGCGGGCGCAGCGGGTGCACCTTCGCTCCCTCCCGCTACGTCCCGCCCGGTATTCGAGCGCCGCCGGCTGGCGTGGTGACAGACCGTAAcctctgccgcggcgtctTTGCCTTCCTGGCTGTCGGTGTGGCTGACGCCGTGGCAGAGGCTGAGCGactcacacgcacggacACGGCGTCGGTCAGTCCCGCTACCCCGGCGGGCCCCACCACAGGTGCGCGGTCCTCTGGTGAGTGCCCGGCGCAGCACTCGGCAGAAGACAACTCGCCTAAAGCGTCGGCCACTGCGTACGCGCAGCGGATGAAGGCGGCAATGGACTactggcggcgccgctcgcaGACGTCCCTCCAGAGCTTAtcggccgcatccggtgAGGCGTCACTGCCTCGCTAG